A single window of Streptomyces sp. NBC_00464 DNA harbors:
- a CDS encoding metallophosphoesterase translates to MTQGAGQEPVVRTATLRDFRVPPYAQSAAPPAPRPGNTFPGGEPPEGYTPTARDLPVISREDTVQVRSVPDPRPAQEPGLGPLYVVGDVHGYLDELLAALAEQDLIDSEGSWAAGNARLWFLGDFTDRGPDGIGVIDLVMRLSAEAAAAGGYCKALMGNHELLLIGAKRFGDTPVNSGAGTATFQAAWLLNGGQKTDMERLQDVHLQWMSRLDAVVEEDEHLLMHSDTTAYLDYGSTIEDVNDTVHAILTRNDADECWDLFRKLTKRFAFRDESGPQAVQELMAAYGGRRVVHGHSPIPYLLGEVGSEDGEDRSGPLVDGPHVYADGLAIAMDGGVTMAGKLLVVQLPLHD, encoded by the coding sequence ATGACACAGGGGGCCGGTCAGGAACCCGTGGTGCGGACGGCGACGTTGCGCGACTTCCGCGTACCGCCCTATGCGCAGTCCGCTGCGCCGCCCGCCCCGCGTCCGGGCAACACCTTCCCGGGGGGCGAGCCGCCGGAGGGGTACACCCCGACCGCGCGCGACCTCCCCGTGATCAGCCGCGAGGACACCGTCCAGGTGCGGAGCGTGCCCGACCCGCGCCCCGCCCAGGAGCCGGGTCTCGGACCGCTGTACGTCGTCGGTGACGTCCACGGCTATCTGGACGAGCTCCTCGCCGCCCTCGCCGAACAGGACCTGATCGACTCCGAGGGCAGCTGGGCCGCGGGCAACGCGCGACTCTGGTTCCTCGGCGACTTCACCGACCGGGGGCCCGACGGAATCGGCGTCATCGACCTCGTGATGCGGCTGTCCGCCGAGGCCGCGGCCGCCGGCGGGTACTGCAAGGCCCTGATGGGCAACCACGAGCTCCTGCTCATCGGTGCCAAGAGGTTCGGCGACACCCCGGTCAACTCCGGTGCCGGCACCGCCACCTTCCAGGCCGCCTGGCTGCTCAACGGCGGCCAGAAGACCGACATGGAACGGCTCCAGGACGTCCACCTCCAGTGGATGTCCCGGCTCGACGCCGTCGTCGAGGAGGACGAGCACCTCCTGATGCACTCGGACACGACGGCGTACCTCGACTACGGGTCCACCATCGAGGACGTCAACGACACGGTGCACGCCATTCTCACGCGGAACGACGCCGATGAATGCTGGGACCTCTTCCGCAAGCTGACCAAGCGGTTCGCGTTCCGCGACGAATCGGGTCCGCAGGCCGTGCAGGAGCTCATGGCGGCGTACGGCGGCCGACGCGTCGTCCATGGTCACAGCCCCATTCCCTACCTTCTGGGCGAGGTCGGTTCCGAGGACGGCGAGGACAGGTCGGGGCCGCTGGTGGACGGACCGCACGTGTACGCGGACGGTCTCGCCATCGCCATGGACGGCGGAGTGACCATGGCCGGAAAACTACTGGTCGTCCAACTCCCGCTGCATGACTGA
- a CDS encoding LysR family transcriptional regulator, with protein MEIETFLTLAEELHFGRTAERLRVTTGRVSQVIKKLERRIGGMLFERTSRTVRLTAIGRQLADDLVPLVAGMEDAFRRAADAGRGVTGALRVAFLGEWTAPALLKVVDLFSERHPDCRVDVREVQLSNSRASLEDGSVDVLIASYPFDGMACGPKLLTEKRVLAVAAGHSLADEESVSVEVLAEHPVVQYPEVTSAVFKQDRTPDHTPSGRPVPKGPAGGSFSEMLTLVARGKGVLPVGEHSRRYYPRPDISYVPMRDAQPIERGPVWLEGNATERVHEFVRAAADVAEELSTA; from the coding sequence GTGGAGATCGAGACCTTTCTGACGCTTGCCGAGGAGCTGCATTTCGGCCGTACCGCAGAGCGCCTCCGCGTGACGACCGGGCGGGTCAGCCAGGTGATCAAGAAACTTGAGCGGCGGATCGGCGGCATGTTGTTCGAGCGGACCAGTAGAACCGTTCGACTCACGGCGATCGGGCGTCAGTTGGCCGATGACCTGGTGCCGCTCGTCGCAGGGATGGAGGACGCGTTCCGAAGGGCCGCCGACGCCGGTCGTGGAGTCACCGGAGCACTGCGGGTCGCGTTCCTCGGTGAGTGGACAGCGCCTGCACTCCTGAAAGTCGTCGATCTGTTCAGTGAGCGCCACCCCGACTGCAGGGTTGATGTACGGGAGGTTCAGCTGTCCAACTCCCGTGCGAGTCTTGAGGACGGCTCGGTGGACGTCCTCATCGCCTCGTACCCGTTCGACGGTATGGCCTGTGGGCCGAAACTACTGACGGAGAAACGGGTGCTCGCCGTTGCTGCCGGGCATTCGCTCGCCGACGAGGAGTCCGTGTCCGTCGAAGTGCTCGCGGAACACCCGGTGGTGCAGTACCCGGAAGTGACCTCGGCGGTGTTCAAGCAAGATCGCACACCGGACCACACTCCGTCGGGCAGGCCGGTGCCGAAGGGGCCGGCCGGAGGTTCGTTCTCCGAAATGCTCACGCTGGTCGCGAGGGGAAAGGGCGTTCTTCCGGTCGGGGAGCACTCCCGCCGTTACTACCCGCGACCGGACATTTCCTATGTGCCCATGCGCGACGCGCAGCCGATCGAACGGGGACCGGTCTGGCTGGAGGGGAATGCCACAGAGCGGGTCCACGAGTTCGTACGGGCTGCGGCGGATGTTGCCGAGGAGCTGTCGACCGCTTGA
- a CDS encoding VOC family protein, protein MRVKAFDHLVLNVGDVERALRFYVGSLGLEPVRVAEWRAGEIPFPSVRITPETIIDLVGRPRGESNVDHICLTVEPVDWDEFIKSAAFSVIEGPVDRFGARGNATSVYVRDPDGNTVELRWYPQDTAA, encoded by the coding sequence CTGCGCGTCAAGGCATTCGACCACCTGGTCCTCAACGTCGGTGACGTCGAACGAGCCCTGCGCTTCTACGTCGGGAGCCTCGGTCTGGAACCGGTACGCGTTGCCGAGTGGCGCGCCGGCGAAATCCCGTTCCCCTCCGTGCGAATCACTCCCGAAACCATCATCGACCTGGTCGGTCGCCCTCGGGGAGAATCCAACGTCGACCACATCTGTCTCACCGTGGAACCGGTGGACTGGGACGAGTTCATCAAGTCGGCGGCCTTCTCCGTCATCGAAGGCCCTGTTGATCGCTTCGGCGCCCGGGGCAACGCCACATCGGTCTACGTCCGGGACCCGGACGGCAACACCGTGGAACTCCGCTGGTACCCACAGGACACCGCGGCCTGA
- the thiC gene encoding phosphomethylpyrimidine synthase ThiC, whose translation MTTSDARTPASNQSDEAGKSIGWHKGYVQGSRPDLRVPVRQVHLTNGKDVTLYDTSGPYTDPSAETDVRRGLAPLRENWIIARGDTEEYAGRPARPEDDGLKHTSPRGGLRNLDAVFPGRPRQPRRSRDGRPVTQLAYARRGEVTPEMEYVAIRENVEPEVVREEIAAGRAVLPANVNHPEIEPMIIGKRFLVKVNANIGNSAVSSSIEEEVDKMTWATKWGADTVMDLSTGRNIHTTREWVLRNSPVPIGTVPLYQALEKVDGRAEELTWEMYKDTVIEQAEQGVDYMTVHAGVRLPYVPLTARRKTGIVSRGGSIMAAWCLAHHKESFLYENFEELCEILASYDVTYSLGDGLRPGSIADANDEAQFAELRTLGELNTVAKRFGVQTMIEGPGHVPMHKIKENIDLQQEICEEAPFYTLGPLTTDVAPAYDHITSGIGAAMIAWWGTAMLCYVTPKEHLGLPNRDDVKTGVITYKIAAHAADLAKGHPGAQEWDDALSDARFEFRWEDQFNLALDPDTAREFHDETLPAEPAKTAHFCSMCGPKFCSMKISRSITEQFAPDLVPSASDREIEAGMLAKSKEFAASGNRVYLPLAD comes from the coding sequence ATGACCACATCGGACGCACGCACGCCTGCCTCGAACCAGAGCGACGAGGCCGGGAAGTCCATCGGATGGCACAAGGGTTACGTCCAGGGCTCACGCCCGGACCTCCGGGTGCCGGTCCGTCAGGTGCACCTCACCAACGGCAAGGACGTGACGCTGTACGACACCTCGGGGCCGTACACCGATCCCTCGGCCGAGACCGATGTCCGCCGCGGTCTGGCGCCGCTGCGGGAGAACTGGATCATCGCCCGTGGCGACACCGAGGAGTACGCGGGGCGCCCTGCCCGCCCTGAGGACGACGGGCTCAAGCACACTTCGCCGCGCGGTGGGCTGCGCAATCTGGACGCGGTCTTCCCGGGCCGTCCCCGCCAGCCGCGGCGCAGCCGGGACGGCCGGCCCGTCACCCAGCTCGCGTACGCCCGCCGGGGCGAGGTCACTCCGGAGATGGAGTACGTGGCGATCAGGGAGAACGTCGAGCCGGAGGTGGTGCGCGAGGAGATCGCCGCCGGCCGGGCCGTGCTGCCCGCCAACGTCAACCACCCGGAGATCGAACCGATGATCATCGGCAAGCGGTTCCTGGTGAAGGTGAACGCCAACATCGGCAACTCCGCGGTCTCGTCCTCCATCGAGGAGGAGGTGGACAAGATGACCTGGGCGACCAAGTGGGGCGCCGACACGGTCATGGATCTGTCCACCGGACGCAACATCCACACCACCCGTGAGTGGGTTCTTCGCAACTCCCCCGTGCCGATCGGCACCGTGCCCCTGTACCAGGCCCTTGAGAAGGTCGACGGCAGGGCGGAGGAGCTGACCTGGGAGATGTACAAGGACACCGTCATCGAGCAGGCCGAACAGGGCGTTGACTACATGACGGTCCACGCCGGCGTGCGCCTGCCGTATGTACCGCTTACGGCCCGTCGCAAGACCGGCATCGTCTCCAGGGGCGGCTCGATCATGGCGGCGTGGTGTCTCGCGCACCACAAGGAGTCGTTCCTCTACGAGAACTTCGAGGAGCTCTGCGAGATCCTCGCCTCGTACGACGTGACGTACTCCCTCGGCGACGGGCTGCGGCCCGGGTCGATCGCGGACGCCAACGACGAGGCCCAGTTCGCGGAGCTGCGCACCCTCGGTGAACTGAACACCGTCGCCAAGCGGTTCGGGGTCCAGACCATGATCGAGGGCCCGGGCCACGTCCCGATGCACAAGATCAAGGAGAACATCGACCTCCAGCAGGAGATCTGCGAGGAGGCGCCGTTCTACACGCTGGGCCCCCTGACGACCGATGTGGCGCCGGCGTACGACCACATCACCTCGGGCATCGGCGCCGCGATGATCGCCTGGTGGGGGACGGCGATGCTCTGCTACGTGACGCCCAAGGAGCACCTCGGTCTGCCCAATCGGGACGACGTGAAGACCGGGGTCATCACCTACAAGATCGCGGCTCATGCGGCGGACCTGGCCAAGGGGCACCCGGGGGCGCAGGAGTGGGACGACGCGCTGTCGGACGCCCGGTTCGAGTTCCGCTGGGAGGATCAGTTCAACCTGGCTCTCGATCCGGACACGGCACGGGAGTTCCATGACGAGACGCTGCCGGCCGAGCCGGCGAAGACGGCGCACTTCTGCTCGATGTGCGGCCCGAAGTTCTGCTCGATGAAGATCAGCAGAAGCATCACCGAGCAATTTGCCCCCGATCTGGTCCCTTCTGCCTCGGACAGGGAGATCGAGGCGGGGATGCTGGCGAAGTCCAAGGAGTTCGCGGCGAGCGGGAACCGGGTGTACCTGCCGCTCGCGGACTGA
- a CDS encoding YibE/F family protein, with translation MTTPHNDSAPQGHQHTHSHSHGPAAPVSGHLRKVIAAVLIPFAAAVVVGLMVLWPGGAPAHERTGVGFDRQTQQGKVVNVDKVDCKDVNASQIPVSGETSRPTDEPATGEDLCEKATVEVTSGQDKGRTFIEVVQPDAPRQLREGQGVVVAYAPDAPHDLQYSVTDVNRKFPLLLLAGIFALVVVAVGRMRGVMALVALALSFAVLTLFILPAILQGSNPLVVAVVGAGAIMLIALYICHGLTARTSVAVIGTLISLLLIGLLGSLFIGWASLSGNTDDNTGLIHGLYPHIDMSGLLLAGVIIGSLGVLDDVTVTQTSAVWELHQADPTMSAKELYRAGIRIGRDHIASVVNTLVLAYAGAALPLLLLFSIARSSVGAVANSELVAEEIVRTLIGSIGLVASVPVTTALAALVVAADRTGFVADSGAPAPVRSGKGRRRRARS, from the coding sequence GTGACAACCCCTCATAACGACTCCGCACCGCAGGGCCATCAGCACACGCACTCCCACAGCCACGGCCCCGCCGCACCCGTCTCCGGCCATCTGCGCAAGGTGATCGCCGCCGTGCTGATCCCGTTCGCGGCCGCGGTCGTCGTCGGGCTCATGGTCCTCTGGCCCGGTGGTGCGCCGGCGCACGAGCGCACCGGAGTCGGTTTCGACCGGCAGACCCAGCAGGGCAAGGTGGTGAACGTCGACAAGGTCGACTGCAAGGACGTGAACGCCTCCCAGATCCCCGTCAGCGGTGAGACATCGCGGCCCACGGACGAGCCGGCCACCGGCGAGGACCTGTGCGAGAAGGCCACCGTCGAAGTGACGAGCGGCCAGGACAAGGGCCGCACGTTCATCGAGGTCGTCCAGCCGGACGCACCCCGGCAACTACGGGAGGGACAGGGAGTCGTCGTCGCGTACGCGCCCGACGCGCCCCATGATCTCCAGTACTCCGTGACCGATGTGAACCGGAAGTTCCCTTTGCTGCTGCTGGCCGGGATCTTCGCCCTGGTGGTGGTGGCCGTGGGCAGAATGCGCGGGGTCATGGCGCTGGTGGCGCTCGCCCTGTCGTTCGCCGTCCTGACCCTGTTCATCCTTCCGGCGATCCTGCAGGGCTCGAACCCGCTGGTCGTGGCAGTCGTCGGGGCCGGCGCCATCATGCTGATCGCGCTCTACATCTGCCACGGGCTGACCGCCCGCACCTCGGTCGCCGTCATCGGCACCCTGATCTCACTGCTGCTGATCGGGCTGCTCGGCTCGCTCTTCATCGGCTGGGCGAGTCTGAGCGGGAACACCGACGACAACACCGGCCTCATCCACGGCCTGTATCCGCACATCGACATGAGCGGGCTGCTGCTGGCCGGCGTCATCATCGGTTCCCTGGGGGTGCTCGACGATGTGACGGTCACCCAGACCTCGGCGGTCTGGGAACTGCATCAGGCAGACCCCACGATGAGTGCGAAGGAGCTCTACCGGGCAGGGATCAGAATCGGACGCGACCACATCGCCTCGGTGGTCAACACCCTGGTGCTCGCCTATGCGGGCGCCGCGCTTCCGCTGCTGCTGTTGTTCTCGATCGCCCGGAGCAGCGTGGGAGCGGTGGCCAACAGCGAACTGGTGGCGGAGGAGATCGTGCGCACACTGATCGGCTCGATCGGACTGGTCGCCTCGGTGCCGGTGACCACCGCGCTCGCGGCTCTGGTCGTCGCCGCGGACCGCACCGGTTTCGTCGCGGATTCCGGAGCGCCGGCACCTGTACGCAGCGGTAAGGGACGCCGTCGCCGGGCGAGGTCCTGA
- a CDS encoding SsgA family sporulation/cell division regulator: MRESVQAEVMMSFLVSEELSFRIPVELRYEVCDPYAIRMTFHLPGDAPVTWAFGRELLLDGLNSPSGDGDVHIGPTEPEGLSDVHIRLQVGADRALFRAGTAPLVAFLDRTDKLVPLGQECTLGDFEGNLEEALGRILAEEQNAG; encoded by the coding sequence ATGCGCGAGTCGGTTCAAGCTGAGGTCATGATGAGCTTCCTCGTCTCCGAGGAGCTCTCTTTCCGTATCCCGGTGGAGCTCCGGTACGAAGTGTGCGATCCGTACGCGATCCGGATGACCTTCCATCTGCCCGGCGACGCCCCCGTCACCTGGGCTTTCGGCCGTGAGCTGCTGCTCGACGGTCTCAACAGCCCCAGTGGTGACGGCGATGTGCACATCGGGCCGACGGAGCCCGAAGGGCTGTCCGACGTCCACATCCGGCTCCAGGTGGGCGCTGACCGTGCGCTGTTCAGGGCCGGAACGGCACCCCTTGTGGCCTTTCTCGACCGGACGGACAAGCTCGTGCCGCTCGGGCAGGAGTGCACGCTGGGTGACTTCGAGGGCAATCTGGAAGAGGCGCTGGGGCGAATTCTGGCCGAGGAACAGAACGCCGGCTGA
- a CDS encoding IclR family transcriptional regulator, translating into MTTASSTAVPTLIGSVQRALRLLEAVGTHRDGAPAKQLAREAGLPLPTAYHLLRTLTHEGYLRRENGVFLFGAAAERLVDDGALQNRRSRMTQSLGRWRDIIGAPVYCAIYREGEIELVAVADTPAMPAVEEWAAFGETGHAHAIGQCLLSQLDEQAREDHLDRHPVRPLTRHSVRDRPALRERLRSIERMEPVIERQEYALGTVCAAIPIAAGFTAAAMAISVPLDQEERLLPAVERLRGEVASLLRSFVFSISI; encoded by the coding sequence TTGACCACGGCATCGAGTACCGCTGTTCCGACGCTGATCGGATCGGTGCAGCGGGCGCTGAGGCTGCTGGAGGCTGTGGGCACCCATCGCGACGGGGCCCCGGCCAAACAGTTGGCAAGGGAAGCGGGACTCCCCCTTCCCACCGCCTACCACCTGCTGCGCACGCTGACGCACGAGGGATATCTGCGCAGGGAGAACGGGGTCTTCCTCTTCGGCGCCGCTGCGGAGCGGCTGGTGGACGACGGCGCACTGCAGAATCGTCGCAGCAGAATGACGCAGTCCCTGGGCCGGTGGCGGGACATCATCGGCGCCCCGGTGTACTGCGCCATCTACCGCGAAGGTGAGATCGAACTCGTCGCGGTCGCGGACACCCCCGCCATGCCGGCGGTGGAGGAGTGGGCCGCCTTCGGGGAGACGGGGCATGCCCACGCGATCGGCCAGTGTCTGCTGAGCCAGCTCGACGAGCAGGCGCGCGAGGATCACCTGGACCGGCATCCGGTACGACCGCTGACCCGCCACTCCGTGCGGGACCGTCCGGCACTTCGTGAACGGCTGCGGTCGATCGAGCGTATGGAACCTGTCATCGAGCGACAGGAGTACGCCCTCGGGACGGTCTGTGCGGCCATCCCGATCGCGGCCGGATTCACGGCCGCTGCGATGGCCATTTCGGTCCCCCTCGACCAGGAAGAACGGTTGCTCCCCGCAGTCGAACGACTACGTGGCGAAGTGGCCAGCCTCTTGCGTTCGTTCGTGTTCTCTATCAGTATCTGA
- a CDS encoding DUF5326 family protein, which yields MREIFAGMPWWVKWIAVPVIAIVVFGGLIASIVGFVIWLLFKVLLVVILVGGLVFVVRKFMSSSSSGSDW from the coding sequence GTGCGGGAGATATTCGCGGGAATGCCCTGGTGGGTGAAGTGGATCGCGGTGCCCGTCATCGCGATCGTCGTGTTCGGCGGCCTGATCGCCAGCATCGTCGGGTTTGTGATCTGGCTGCTGTTCAAGGTCCTGCTCGTCGTGATCCTGGTCGGCGGGCTCGTCTTCGTCGTACGGAAGTTCATGTCGTCCTCCTCCTCGGGAAGCGACTGGTAA
- a CDS encoding cupin domain-containing protein, giving the protein MKAFRLDELEAERAANDGAYLQFIRERNMSAGLYALDAGELDPQQPHNQDEVYFVVSGRASITVGMETTQVGRGSVVYVPAGTAHKFHHITEDLRVMVVFSPPEG; this is encoded by the coding sequence ATGAAGGCATTCAGACTGGACGAACTGGAAGCGGAACGGGCCGCCAACGACGGCGCCTATCTCCAGTTCATCCGCGAACGGAACATGTCTGCCGGTCTGTACGCCCTGGACGCCGGTGAACTCGACCCGCAGCAGCCGCACAACCAGGACGAGGTCTACTTCGTCGTCAGCGGGCGCGCATCGATCACCGTGGGCATGGAAACGACGCAGGTGGGCAGGGGAAGTGTCGTATATGTGCCGGCCGGCACCGCCCACAAGTTCCACCACATCACCGAGGATCTGCGCGTCATGGTGGTCTTCTCGCCGCCCGAGGGCTGA
- a CDS encoding phage holin family protein produces MKNFVVKTIANAGALAVAIWLLQDITLTGGGTGRKILTLIVVALIFGLVNFLVKPVVKLLTLPLFILTLGLITLVVNALMLLLTSWLADVLDLSFHVHGFWTAILGGLIISIVSWALNVVLPDED; encoded by the coding sequence ATGAAGAATTTCGTAGTCAAGACGATCGCCAACGCGGGTGCGCTGGCCGTGGCCATCTGGCTGCTCCAGGACATCACGCTGACCGGTGGCGGCACCGGCCGCAAGATACTGACCCTGATCGTGGTCGCGCTGATCTTCGGCCTGGTCAACTTCCTCGTCAAGCCGGTGGTGAAGCTGCTCACACTGCCGCTCTTCATCCTGACACTGGGGCTGATCACCCTGGTGGTGAACGCCCTGATGCTGCTGCTGACCTCGTGGCTGGCCGACGTGCTGGATCTGAGCTTCCATGTCCACGGCTTCTGGACCGCCATCCTCGGCGGTCTGATCATCTCGATCGTGTCCTGGGCGCTGAACGTCGTCCTGCCCGACGAGGACTGA
- a CDS encoding cystathionine gamma-lyase, translated as MSTMGDGTRAVRAGLPEPQQYEPTLPGPVFAAHFHLSGEPTGPYTYGRDTNPTWTHLERAIGELEAPGENVETMVFASGMAAVSAVLLSQVRTGDVVVLPDDGYQALPLVRAQLEAYGVEVRTAPTGGDAQLALLEGAKLLWIETPSNPGLDVCDVRRLVEAAHAVGTLVAVDNTLATPLGQRPLELGADFSVASDTKGMTGHGDILLGHVTCRDSELAAGVRRWRKVVGAIPGPMEAWLAHRSLATLELRIERQCTNALLLAETLAKHPEVSGVRYPGLPTDPSYPNAVRQMQRFGSVVSFVLADRGTAERFLSALHLAEDATSFGGVRSTAERRARWGGDAVPEGFIRFSVGAENAADLVADVERALAEAVTGS; from the coding sequence ATGAGCACCATGGGCGACGGAACCCGGGCGGTACGTGCGGGACTGCCGGAACCGCAGCAGTACGAGCCCACTCTCCCCGGTCCGGTCTTCGCCGCTCACTTCCATCTTTCCGGCGAGCCGACCGGGCCGTACACCTACGGCCGTGACACCAATCCGACCTGGACCCATCTGGAGCGGGCCATCGGCGAGCTCGAGGCGCCGGGTGAGAACGTCGAGACCATGGTCTTCGCCTCCGGCATGGCGGCGGTCTCCGCGGTCCTGCTGTCCCAGGTGCGCACCGGCGATGTCGTCGTGCTGCCCGACGACGGCTACCAGGCCCTTCCGCTGGTGCGCGCGCAGCTGGAGGCCTACGGCGTCGAGGTGCGCACCGCGCCGACCGGGGGTGACGCACAGCTGGCCCTCCTGGAGGGGGCGAAGCTCCTGTGGATCGAGACCCCGTCCAACCCCGGGCTCGACGTCTGCGACGTGCGACGGCTCGTCGAGGCGGCTCACGCGGTCGGCACACTGGTGGCCGTCGACAACACCCTCGCCACCCCGCTCGGCCAGCGCCCGCTCGAGCTCGGCGCCGACTTCTCGGTGGCCAGCGACACCAAGGGCATGACCGGCCACGGCGACATCCTGCTCGGCCATGTGACCTGCCGGGACTCCGAGCTGGCGGCGGGGGTGCGGCGCTGGCGCAAGGTGGTCGGTGCGATCCCCGGCCCCATGGAGGCCTGGCTCGCCCACCGCTCCCTGGCCACACTGGAGCTGCGGATCGAGCGGCAGTGCACGAACGCCCTCCTGCTTGCCGAGACTCTCGCCAAGCATCCGGAGGTCAGCGGAGTGCGCTACCCCGGCCTGCCCACCGATCCCTCGTACCCGAACGCCGTGCGGCAGATGCAGCGCTTCGGCTCGGTCGTGTCGTTCGTGCTGGCGGATCGCGGGACCGCCGAGCGCTTCCTCTCGGCGCTGCATCTCGCCGAGGACGCCACCAGCTTCGGAGGCGTACGTTCCACCGCCGAACGCCGGGCGCGCTGGGGCGGCGACGCCGTGCCGGAAGGCTTCATCCGCTTCTCCGTCGGGGCCGAGAACGCCGCCGACCTGGTGGCCGACGTCGAACGTGCGCTGGCCGAGGCCGTCACCGGAAGCTGA
- a CDS encoding LysR family transcriptional regulator — MDLALLRTFVTVHRAGSFTRAAALLGLSQPAVTSQIRTLERQLGRPLFLRRARGVTPTTIGDELAHRAAPHLDALVEIAETELDEESGVRTLHLAGPPEFTSLRALPALTPLIAQGLALRSSFSADTDETLDGLAAGHHDLAIVTARPRGGLLTAAPLCDEEHVLVAAPRWAGRLGPGTLRRNGPVVLEQLPVVEVHESLPLVSRYWAAVFDSRPAATGAVITPDLRAVLACTAAGAGLAVLPRYLCEGALERGEVVALLDPPVPPLRTYFLAARTGTLALPHIARAHDLLLRAAADW, encoded by the coding sequence ATGGACCTGGCCCTGTTGCGCACCTTCGTCACCGTGCACCGCGCCGGCTCGTTCACCCGCGCCGCCGCGCTTCTCGGCCTCTCCCAGCCCGCCGTGACCTCGCAGATCCGCACCCTGGAACGACAACTGGGCCGTCCACTCTTCCTCCGCAGGGCCCGCGGGGTGACACCCACCACCATCGGCGACGAGCTCGCGCACCGGGCGGCTCCCCACCTGGACGCACTGGTCGAGATCGCCGAAACCGAGCTCGACGAGGAGTCGGGCGTACGGACGCTGCATCTGGCGGGACCACCGGAGTTCACCTCACTGCGGGCTCTGCCTGCCCTCACCCCGCTGATCGCCCAGGGACTCGCACTGCGCAGCTCGTTCTCCGCGGACACCGACGAGACGCTTGACGGTCTTGCCGCCGGACACCATGACCTGGCCATCGTGACGGCCCGGCCGCGCGGCGGCCTGCTCACCGCCGCCCCGCTCTGCGACGAGGAACACGTCCTGGTCGCAGCACCCCGGTGGGCCGGACGTCTGGGACCGGGAACGCTGCGGCGCAACGGCCCGGTGGTCCTGGAGCAGCTGCCGGTGGTCGAGGTGCACGAGAGCCTGCCCCTCGTCTCCCGCTACTGGGCGGCAGTCTTCGACAGCCGCCCAGCGGCCACCGGGGCCGTCATCACACCGGATCTGCGCGCGGTCCTGGCATGCACGGCGGCGGGAGCCGGACTCGCCGTGCTGCCCCGATATCTGTGCGAGGGCGCACTGGAACGGGGAGAGGTGGTGGCGCTGCTCGATCCACCGGTCCCGCCCCTGCGTACGTACTTCCTGGCCGCACGAACCGGCACGCTCGCGCTTCCGCATATCGCTCGGGCACACGATTTACTGCTGCGTGCCGCAGCCGACTGGTGA
- a CDS encoding NUDIX hydrolase, whose amino-acid sequence MTERPVVKRTARAVLLDGNDLILIKRTKPGVDPYWLTPGGGVEREDATVVEALHRELDEELGAKVTDVVPCFVDTVEHIEGGGVKGVKVQHFFVCRLESMDLSLRHGPEIDDPCGEYDVVRVPFSRVGIAAVHLVPLSLRHYLDGNIEGVRAMHAPDLG is encoded by the coding sequence ATGACCGAACGTCCTGTGGTCAAGCGCACCGCACGCGCCGTCCTGCTCGATGGCAACGACCTCATCCTCATCAAGCGCACCAAGCCGGGGGTGGACCCGTACTGGCTCACGCCGGGTGGCGGGGTCGAGCGCGAGGACGCCACCGTCGTCGAGGCCCTGCACCGCGAGTTGGACGAGGAGCTCGGCGCCAAGGTCACCGATGTGGTGCCCTGCTTCGTCGACACCGTGGAACACATCGAGGGCGGCGGGGTGAAGGGCGTCAAGGTCCAGCACTTCTTCGTCTGCCGACTCGAATCGATGGACCTGTCCCTGCGTCACGGCCCCGAGATCGACGACCCCTGCGGGGAGTACGACGTCGTACGCGTGCCGTTCAGCAGGGTCGGGATCGCTGCCGTTCACCTCGTACCGCTGTCACTGCGGCACTACCTGGACGGCAATATCGAGGGTGTCCGCGCAATGCACGCGCCCGACCTGGGCTGA